AGATGCGCATGCTGCGCGAGCTCTACGCACCGGGTGCCGACTCGGGCGAGCCGATCGTGCATGCCGAAGGCGAGGAATGCGGGCTGGTCACCCGGGGGACGGTCGAGTTGTGGGTCGATGGCCAGGTCAGCGTGCTCAACTCGGGCGACGGCTACTACATCCCCACCACGCTGCCGCACAGCTTCAAGAACATCGGCCCGGACGAAGCAGAAATCATCAGTGCCAACACCCCGGCGAACTTCTGATCGTTCATGTCCGCCCCCAACAGCCGTGAGATCTACCAGTGCCTGCGTGACGCCGCCCTCGGCGTCCAGGCGCTGGACGTGCACGAGCACCTGAGCGACGGGCGGGTCAGGGTACAGATCGGCCACTGGCAACTGATCCTGACCCTCGACGACGAAGGCCTCGCCCATTGCAGCGAATGCCGCGCCCCCGATGGCCGCGAGGCCGAGCGCGGCCACTGGCAGCGCTATGGCACCGACCCGGTCGAGCTGCTCAGCGTATGGGAACGCACGCAACTGGAGCGGCTGTTAGGTTAATGCTTCTTCGATGAAGTCCAAGCGGTCCTGACCGAAGAACATCTGCCCGCCGACAAAACAGATCGGCGCGCCGAACACGCCCCGCTCGACCGCCTCCTGGGTCACCTGCTTGAGCCGCTCCTTGACCTCGACGTCGGCCGCCAGGGCACGAAACGCCTCGGGGTCCATGCCTGCTTCGCGCAGCGTCGCATCGAGCACCTCAGGTTCCGACAGATTGCGCTGTTGCACCCACAGCCCGTCGAACAACGCCTTGAGCAAGGGTTCGAGGCGCTCGGGCGAACGCATCTGCGTGCCGAGCACGCCCCGCATCAGGTTCAGGGTATTGATCGGAAACCCGGGCGGGAGGCTGAACGGCACGCCATAACGGGCAGCGAAGCGTTTCAGGTCACCGATCATGTAGCGCCCCTTGGCCGGTATCGTCGCCGGCGAGGCATTGCCGGTGGCCTGGAACACGCCGCCCAGCAGCATTGGCCGCAGCGCCAGGGTGGCGCC
The Pseudomonas putida genome window above contains:
- a CDS encoding DUF7693 family protein; its protein translation is MSAPNSREIYQCLRDAALGVQALDVHEHLSDGRVRVQIGHWQLILTLDDEGLAHCSECRAPDGREAERGHWQRYGTDPVELLSVWERTQLERLLG
- a CDS encoding 2-hydroxychromene-2-carboxylate isomerase gives rise to the protein MSKCVEFYFDLGSPASYLAWTQLPALCARRGATLALRPMLLGGVFQATGNASPATIPAKGRYMIGDLKRFAARYGVPFSLPPGFPINTLNLMRGVLGTQMRSPERLEPLLKALFDGLWVQQRNLSEPEVLDATLREAGMDPEAFRALAADVEVKERLKQVTQEAVERGVFGAPICFVGGQMFFGQDRLDFIEEALT